The genomic segment CGCAGGTCGAGCACCAGATCGGGGCGCGGACCGGAGGTCAGCGAATCCAGGCAGGCCGCGAGCGAGGGAGCCGTCACGATGTCGATCTCGCCCCGCAGAGTCACGACGGTCGCGCCACCGACGGTGCGATGCGTGCGGTACCGCGCGGACCTCGTGTGGTTGTCGTCCATGGAACGAGACAACCCGTGCCGACAGGGTGCGCGGAAGGGCCGTTCGGTCCCTGTCGCCCCGTGTTCGACAGGGCCAGTGGGCCCTCCCCGCCGAGGTGCGTCCAGGGAAGTGGTGACCGGGAACGCGGGCGCGTATCTCCGGCCGACGGAGCGACACCGCGGGGGATCGGTGCCGCTCCTGCCTCCAGTGTCCCTCGGATCACCCGCGCCCCCCAGGGCCGATGGTCCCGATCCTGACCGACTCGCCGCCGTCGGGGACCGGGCGACTCGGAGGGATCCGCTACCGCCCCCGGCTGCCGACGACTAACTTGGCACGTGACCGGACCGGTGGGGGTCCGTCGTACCAGGGGATCTGGAGGAACAGCAGGTGGGAAGCCCCGACGAGGCCCGCGTACGGCTGCCGCAGCTGAGACTGGACGAGCTGCTGGACGAGCTCCAGGCGCGCCTGGACGCGGCCCGCGGCACCCGCGACCGGGTGCACAGCCTGCTGGAGGCGGTGCTCTCGGTCGGCCGGGAGCTGGACCTGGAGCAGGCTCTGCGCAGCATCGTGGAGGCCGCGGCGGTGCTGGTCGACGCGGAGTACGCGGCGCTCGGAGTGATCGGCCCGGACGGCAAGCGGCTCTCCGCCTTCCACACGGTCGGTGTGTCCGAGGAGCAGATCGCCCGTATCGGACCGTACCCGGAAGGCCACGGCATCCTGGGCGAGCTGATCCACCACCCGGAGCCGTTGCGCCTGGCGAAGATCTCCGAGCACTCGGCGTCGTACGGCTTCCCGCCCCACCACCCACCGATGAACACCTTCCTGGGCGTCCCGATCCGGGTGCGCGACCAGGTCTTCGGGAACCTGTATCTGACCGAGAAACGGGGTGGCGCCCAGTTCGACGAGGAGGATGTCTCGGTCACGCTCACGCTGGCCGTGGCGGCCGGAGTGGCCATCGACAACGCGCGGCTGTACGCGGAGTCGCGGCTGCGGGAGCGGTGGCTGCGGGCGAACGCCGAGATCGTCCACCGGCTGATGGCGGGCGGGGCGCGTGCCGAGGTCCTGGGGCTGATCGCCGAACAGGCCCGGGAGATCACCGGTGCGGCCCTGGCCGTGGTGGCGATGCCGATGGAGGAGACGGAATCCCTCTCCGTGGAGCTCGCCCTGGGCCAGGGAGCGGACGCGATCCGGGGCATGATTCTGCCGATGGACGGCACCCTGATCGGCGAGGCTCTCTCCGGTGCGACCGCCGTCACCAGCGCGGACGTCCTCCATGACGAACGAGTCCTGGCGGGCTCCCTGAGGTTCACCGGCCTAGGGCCGGCCGTGGCCGTTCCCGTCGGAACGGGCGAGAGCGGCGTACGAGGTGTGCTCCTCCTGGTGAGGGAAGCGGGGCGGACCGCGTTCTCCGAGAAGGAGATCGACCCCCTGAGAGGCTTCGCCGCGCAGGCGGCGATCGCGATGGAACTGGCGGAACGCCGCCTGGAGGCCGAGGAGGTCGCGGTGCTCAAGGACCGTGACCGGATCGCCCGTGACCTGCACGACCTGGCGATCCAACGACTGTTCGCCACCGGCATGACCCTGCAGAGCGCGGGCCGTTTCATCGAGCACGCGGAGGCGTCCGAACGCGTGTCGCGGGCGGTGGACGACCTCGACGAGACCATCAAGATCATCAGGTCGACCATCTTCGGCCTGCGTACGCGTGAGGGAACCGAGGGGAGCGGCCTGCGGGCCCGCGCCGTGCGGGTGGTCGGGGAAGCGGCGCCGGTGGTGGGCTTCGCCCCCAGCGTGCGGATGGAGGGCCTCCTGGACACCGATGTGCCGAAGGAGATCGCCGACAACGTGGTCGCCGTACTCTCCGAGGCCCTGACCAACATCGCCCGGCACGCCCGAGCCGACCACGCGGATGTGGTGCTCGCGACCGACGGGCGCGAGGTCCGGCTGTCGGTCGCGGACAACGGCGTGGGCATTCCGCCCGAGGGCCGCCGCAGCGGCCTGCGCAACATGGCGGAGAGGGCCGAGCACCTGGGCGGCCGCCTCGAACTGACGCGACCCACCGACGGCGGGACCTCTCTGGTGTGGCGCGTACCGGTGAAGAAGGCCTAGGGCCCTTCTGGTGGATCTCCGTGGCGTCGCGACGCCCGGCACGCACGCTCGCCGCGCGGCGCGAAGGGACAGGTGGCTCCGCCACATGACCCTCCACGCCGCACGCCGATCGCACGCACCGAACGCCGCTCCTTCCTCCACGGAGATCCATCAGAAGGGCCCTGGCCGACCGGCCGTCAGGCGCTGTCGGTGGTCGCGAGCTCTGTCAACTGGCTTCGCCACGGGGGATTGGGGCCGGCGACCGAGCAGGTCAGGGCCGCGACCCGGGTGCCGAACCGGCAGGCTTCCGCGACATCGTCGATTCCGAGTCGGGTCAGCCGGCCACCGAGGAGGCCGCGGGCTGCGAGGTGGTGCAGCAGGCCGGCGGTGAAGGAGTCGCCCGCGCCGACCGTGTCGATGACCCTGGTGGTCACCGCGGGCACCCGCAGCCGTTCGCCGTCGAGCGAGGCCACGACGCCGTCGGCGCCGAGGGTGATCACGACGAGCCGTACCCCCGCGGCGTGCCAGAGGTCGCACGCCTGCTCGGGCGGGGTGCCCGGCAGGAGCAGTTCCAGGTCGTCCTCGCTCAGCCGCAGGATGTCGGCGAGACCACACCAGTGCGTCAGCCGGGCGCGGTAGGCCTCGGGGCGCACCAGCAGCGGCCGCACGTTGGGATCGATGCTGATGGTGGCCCGCGGAGCCGCTGACGCCACGAACTCCTCCACCACCGCCCCGCCCGGCTCCCGGATCAGCGCCAGCGACCCGGTGTGCAGACAGGCCGTTCCGGACAGATCCACCCGGGCCAGTTCCCCTGAAGTCCACTGCCAGTCCGCCGTGTTCCGGGCGTGGAACGAGAACGCGGCCTGCCCGGTGGCGTCCAGCTCCGCCACGGCCAGCGTGCTGGGCTCACCGGCGGCGACGGCGCACGACAGGTCGACCCCGGATGCCTCCAGATGGGCCCGGAACAGGCGGCCGAACACATCGCCGGACAGACGGGCGAGGAAGCGGGCCGGCGTGCCCATCCGGGCCAGGGCCACCGCCGTGTTCGCGGGTCCGCCGCCCGGCAGCACCCGCAGGGCGAGTTCGTTCGCGGCGTTCGCCGGTTCGGTGAAGGCGTCCGCGACGCACTCTCCCAGAACGGTGATCCGTTGCCGGCTCATGGGCTGCTCTCCCTCGGAAAGGCTCGAAGAGATCGGGGACGAAGGGGGGAATCAGTGGGGGCCGGACCCGGACTTCGCTCGGGTCCGGCCCCCGCTCGACAGGTGCGACCGGGCGAGGCGTCGAGGAAGACGACGAGCGCACCGGCCGAGGTGGCGTCAGGGCAGTACGACGATCTTGCGTCCTTGGCCGGCGGCGAACTGGTCCAGTGCCTGCGGGTACTCCGACAGCGGCATCCGGTGGCTGATGAAGACCTGGGGATCCAGCACCCCGGTGGCGAAGAGTTCCGCCGCCCGCTCGTAGCTGTGCAGCACCGCCATGGAGCCGGTGATGGTGATCTCCTGGTTGTAGATGCGGTACGGGGAGATGGTGGC from the Streptomyces sp. NBC_00310 genome contains:
- a CDS encoding sensor histidine kinase, with translation MGSPDEARVRLPQLRLDELLDELQARLDAARGTRDRVHSLLEAVLSVGRELDLEQALRSIVEAAAVLVDAEYAALGVIGPDGKRLSAFHTVGVSEEQIARIGPYPEGHGILGELIHHPEPLRLAKISEHSASYGFPPHHPPMNTFLGVPIRVRDQVFGNLYLTEKRGGAQFDEEDVSVTLTLAVAAGVAIDNARLYAESRLRERWLRANAEIVHRLMAGGARAEVLGLIAEQAREITGAALAVVAMPMEETESLSVELALGQGADAIRGMILPMDGTLIGEALSGATAVTSADVLHDERVLAGSLRFTGLGPAVAVPVGTGESGVRGVLLLVREAGRTAFSEKEIDPLRGFAAQAAIAMELAERRLEAEEVAVLKDRDRIARDLHDLAIQRLFATGMTLQSAGRFIEHAEASERVSRAVDDLDETIKIIRSTIFGLRTREGTEGSGLRARAVRVVGEAAPVVGFAPSVRMEGLLDTDVPKEIADNVVAVLSEALTNIARHARADHADVVLATDGREVRLSVADNGVGIPPEGRRSGLRNMAERAEHLGGRLELTRPTDGGTSLVWRVPVKKA
- a CDS encoding carbohydrate kinase family protein, yielding MSRQRITVLGECVADAFTEPANAANELALRVLPGGGPANTAVALARMGTPARFLARLSGDVFGRLFRAHLEASGVDLSCAVAAGEPSTLAVAELDATGQAAFSFHARNTADWQWTSGELARVDLSGTACLHTGSLALIREPGGAVVEEFVASAAPRATISIDPNVRPLLVRPEAYRARLTHWCGLADILRLSEDDLELLLPGTPPEQACDLWHAAGVRLVVITLGADGVVASLDGERLRVPAVTTRVIDTVGAGDSFTAGLLHHLAARGLLGGRLTRLGIDDVAEACRFGTRVAALTCSVAGPNPPWRSQLTELATTDSA